In one window of Primulina tabacum isolate GXHZ01 chromosome 8, ASM2559414v2, whole genome shotgun sequence DNA:
- the LOC142554526 gene encoding uncharacterized protein LOC142554526 codes for MTQSMKGSMNKFVLKETSIVQENLIVNVDNLSAQENHSDEQIEEMYVANTMGIEENENIDHSLNIFGPRVWNSLDTKMRDLLAEKGPIRSQLAEDGSRDWKHLSEELREHEKCCEQLANLRSMVELQVMLRKNETIDKELQEQIKNETQCWRGVLTRIIAVVKCLAKNILSFRGKNENMEDSSKCNFLGLIEMIAEFDPIMQEHLRFIKGKEIHHHYLSHKIQNELITNMSLKVKNVVIEKVKKAKYYSVILDCTPDASHKEQMTLILRCVDVSCVPVKIEEYFIEFLNVENTSGLSLFNELCDALDSLGLDINNIRGQGYDNGSNMKGKHQGVQKRLLDINPRAFYMPCGSHCLNLVICDMANSCVKSKSFFGACQCMYTVFSNSTKRWSILLDCLDNLTLKSLCTTRWESHIESVKAIKSQVGQIREALLKVADLTEDARLSRDARLLATHELSSFEFLLSLVIWYDILYNINSVSKSLQSETMHIDVAVKQLKGLVSFFENYREEGFASAINSAKEIASNIRVDPVFPERRQASRKRQFDEVANTEREPQTAEECFRTDYFLVVVDIALLELRSRFEQLNNFEEMFGFLLDGKQLMALDEDCLRKCCVNLESVLKKDDASDIDAHDLLLELQMLQEMLPLEAYDTNKSWTAIKILEFALKMDVFPTVVVAYQFY; via the exons ATGACTCAATCAATGAAAGGCTCTATGAATaagtttgttttgaaagaaacgAGTATAGTTCAAGAAAATTTGATTGTTAATGTCGATAATCTGAGCGCACAAGAAAATCATTCTGACGAACAAATAGAAGAGATGTATGTTGCAAACACTATGGGTATTGAGGAAAATGAAAACATAGATCATTCTCTGAATATATTTGGTCCAAGAGTTTGGAATAGCCTTGATACAAAAATGAGAGATTTACTCGCTGAAAAAGGCCCCATTAGAAG TCAATTAGCAGAAGACGGATCTAGAGATTGGAAGCATCTAAGTGAGGAGCTTAGAGAACACGAAAAATGTTGTGAACAACTTGCTAATTTGAGATCGATGGTGGAGTTACAAGTGATGTTGAGGAAAAATGAAACAATTGACAAAGAATTGCAGGAACAGATTAAAAATGAAACACAATGTTGGAGAGGGGTTTTGACAAGAATTATAGCAGTGGTAAAATGTTtggctaaaaatattttgtcatttcgtggaaaaaatgaaaatatggaGGATAGTTCAAAATGTAATTTCTTGGGCTTGATTGAGATGATTGCCGAGTTTGATCCTATAATGCAAGAACATCTTCGGTTCATTAAAGGAAAAGAAATTCATCATCATTACCTTAgtcataaaattcaaaatgagttGATAACGaatatgtcattaaaagtgaaaAATGTTGTCATTGAAAAGGTTAAGAAAGCAAAGTATTATTCAGTGATACTTGATTGTACTCCTGATGCAAGCCACAAGGAACAAATGACTTTAATATTACGGTGTGTTGATGTGTCATGCGTTCCTGTAAAAATTGAGGAATACTTTATAGAATTTCTGAATGTTGAAAACACGAGTGGATTGAGCCTTTTCAATGAATTGTGTGATGCATTGGACTCTCTTGGACttgatattaataatataagAGGACAAGGTTATGATAATGGCTCCAACATGAAAGGAAAACATCAAGGTGTTCAGAAAAGATTGCTTGATATAAATCCAAGAGCCTTTTATATGCCGTGTGGTAGTCATTGTCTTAATTTGGTTATTTGTGATATGGCAAACTCTTGTgttaaatcaaaatcttttttTGGAGCATGTCAATGCATGTATACCGTGTTCTCAAATTCTACAAAACGTTGGAGTATTCTACTTGACTGTTTGGATAATTTGACACTCAAGTCATTGTGCACCACGAGATGGGAAAGTCATATCGAAAGTGTCAAGGCCATTAAGTCACAAGTTGGGCAAATCAGAGAAGCTTTACTTAAGGTAGCGGATTTAACTGAGGATGCAAGATTATCCAGGGATGCTAGATTGTTAGCAACACATGAACTTAGTAGCTTTGAATTTTTGTTAAGTTTGGTGATTTGGTATGATATTCTCTACAACATAAACTCGGTTAGTAAATCCTTACAATCTGAAACGATGCATATTGATGTTGCGGTGAAACAATTGAAAGGGCTTGTTTCTTTTTTTGAGAATTACAGGGAAGAAGGATTTGCATCTGCCATAAATTCTGCTAAAGAAATTGCTTCCAATATTAGAGTCGACCCTGTATTTCCTGAGCGACGACAAGCTTCTAGAAAGAGACAGTTTGATGAGGTTGCTAATACTGAAAGAGAACCACAAACAGCTGAGGAATGCTTTAGGACTGATTATTTTCTTGTTGTGGTCGATATTGCTCTTTTGGAGTTGAGAAGTAGATTTGAGCAATTGAATAATTTTGAAgagatgtttggatttctgttGGATGGAAAACAGTTAATGGCATTGGATGAAGATTGTTTGAGAAAATGTTGTGTGAATCTTGAATCTGTTTTGAAAAAAGATGATGCGTCTGATATTGATGCTCATGATCTGCTTTTAGAATTACAAATGTTGCAAGAGATGCTACCTCTTGAAGCTTACGACACAAATAAATCTTGGACAGCCATTAAAATTTTGGAGTTTGCATTGAAAATGGATGTTTTTCCTACAGTTGTGGTTGCGTATCAATTTTATTGA
- the LOC142554527 gene encoding protein S40-4-like, whose translation MSAPKTCLPRAGNCRFLPTDHLYANDSMIFELDESDIWNTATRSASPEYFRQTARVLRKPSVAGTRRVVSSPASLPMNVPDWSKILKDEYRENRSRDSDDDYEEYAGETGDWVPPHEFLARQMARTRIGSFSVHEGIGRTLKGRDLRRVRNAIWQKTGFQD comes from the coding sequence ATGTCGGCACCGAAAACCTGCCTCCCGAGAGCTGGTAACTGCAGATTCCTACCCACCGATCACTTATACGCCAACGATTCAATGATCTTCGAGCTCGACGAATCCGACATCTGGAACACGGCGACCCGCTCGGCTTCTCCGGAGTACTTTAGGCAGACTGCCAGAGTTTTAAGGAAGCCCTCGGTGGCGGGGACTAGGAGAGTAGTCAGCTCGCCGGCGTCGCTTCCGATGAACGTCCCCGACTGGTCAAAGATACTGAAGGACGAGTATAGAGAGAATCGAAGCAGAGACAGCGATGATGATTACGAGGAGTATGCAGGGGAGACTGGTGACTGGGTTCCGCCTCACGAGTTTCTGGCACGGCAAATGGCGAGGACGAGGATCGGTTCGTTTTCGGTACACGAAGGGATTGGGAGGACTCTGAAGGGGAGAGATCTCCGCAGGGTTAGGAATGCGATTTGGCAAAAAACTGGGTTTCAGGATTGA